GGGGAAGCTGACCGTTGACATCTTCGGGGGCACGATAGAGGTGGCGGACATGTACGTGAAGGACCTCTTCTCGGCCTCGCGCAGGATGGGGGGGGACATCCTCTTCAGGAGCATCGATCTCGGGAAGGTGACGGAGACGATCAAGGTCGGCAGGATAACGGGCATCATCGAGGGCTCCGTGAAGGATCTGGTCGTCGAATACGGTCAACCATCGAGGTTTGTGTTTGACCTTGACACGGTCAAGAAATGGGGACAATCCCAGAAGGTGTCCGTCGATGCCATCGAGAACATATCCATCCTCGGCACCGGTTCCGGCGGCATCGGAGCGGTCCTCAAGAGCGGCCTCAACAAGTTCTTCAAGGAATACCCGTACAGCCGCATCGGCATACGGTGCACGCTCAGGAACGACAATTTCAACATCAGGGGGAAGATCGTCGAAGGGGGCACGGAATATCTCATACGGCGGGCCTTCCTGAGGGGGATAGATGTGGTGAACAGGGACCCCCAGAATATGGTAAGCTTCAAGGACATGCAGGAACGCGTCGGAAGAGTGTTCCAGAAGGACGAGGGCGGCGCGGGTCCGACGATAAAGGTGAACTAGAGAGATCAAGGAGGATACAATGATCAGGAAATTGCGTCATATCACGTTGGGTTTTGCGATTTTCTTCGCTGCCTGTGTCACCGTCAACATCTATTTCCCGGCCGCCGCCATCCAGAAGGCCGCCGACGAGATCGTGGATGACGTGCGGGGCACAAAGGACCAGAAGCAGCCCGAGGAGAAGAAGAACGACAAGCAGAGCAGCGTTATCGATTCCCTGCGCAGTCTCGTGGGGCCGAAAGAGGCTGAGGCCCAGATCAACGCGGATGTTTCCACCCCTGCCATCAGGAGCCTCAAACAGGCCATGGCCGCCAGTTTTCCCCAGCTCAAGCCCTTCTATGACAGGGGAGCCATCGGGGAGAACAACATGGGCTTCGTGGAGCCGCGCGACACGGGTGCTTTAAACCTTAAGGACAAGGCGGACCTCAACCGGGTCGTCAGCCAGGAGAACGGCAATCGCAATGCCCTGTACAACGAGATCATGAAGGCGAACAACCTGGGCGCGGACTCTCTGCCGAAGATCCAGAGGATCTTTGCCAACAGCTGGCGCGGGAAATCCCAGCCCGGTTGGTGGATACAGAACGACGGTGGAGGATGGGAAAAGAAGAGATAGTCCCGGCTCCGGCGAAAAAGGGAGGAATGTTCAGATGCGGAAGACGATGTTCATGAAGGTTCTCATCCCGGTCGTGCTGGCCGCCCATCTCTTCGCCTGCGCGGGAGCTTTCGTGAGCCCGGCGGCGCGCGCCGATTTCGAGGCCGGTCTTGCCCTCTTTAACCAGGGGAAGTTCGCCGAGGCCCTCCCTTTCTTCGAGAAGGCGGCGGCGGCCGAACCGGACTACTATGAGGCCCACCTCTATCTCGGCAGGACCTATCTCAGCATGAAGAGCTTCACGAAGGCGGTCCCTTCCTTGCGGACCGCTTACCGCCTCTCGCCGCAGGACTTCAAGGGCCAGATCGTCGATATCCTCATAGACGCCCTTCTCGGGGCGGCCTTCTCGGAGGTCAGGACGGGCAATTACGAAGGCTCCCTGTTGTACCTGAAGGAGCTCATGTCCGTGGAGCCGAAGGCGAAGAAGGTCAAGGAGGATATCTCGAACGCGCTTGTCGCGGTGGCGACGTCCCTGTTCATGAAGGGCGACGTCCGGGACGCGGTGAAGCTCTTTGGTGACGCCGTTACGGAGAACCCGAACAACGCGAAGGCGTATCTCGGACTCGCGCGGGCGCTCCTGAAGACGGGCGCCATCCCCGACGCCATAGACGCGGCCCGAAAGGCCCTCTCCCTCGACCCTGCGAGCAGCGAGGCCTTCAACCTGATGAAAGAGATGGTAAGATAGAGACGGCAGCCGCTTGAGCGTGAAGAGACAATGCAAGCGGCTTTGCCGTCAACAGGTGTCTTATCGGGGGTCAGGAAGCATTCTCGTTCTGTTTCTCCGGGAGAGAAGAAACGTCATCGACAAGTCTCTGTAAATAAATGGCTGTAAGTATAGCTATACTGGATATTGGTGCATATGTTTACATAACATCCTTGACTCATCTGTAATAAAATGACATAATGTCTATTATGACTGGACAAAGGGGCACAAAATTACAGCACCTGATGAGCTCTTTCCCCAGGGGGCTGGTTCTTACCAGCAGGTTTCTGGCAGCCAATGGTTTCAACAACAGGCTGGTTTCATGCTACAAGCATTCGCACTGGCTCGATTCTCTGGGAGATGGTGCTTATCGCCGT
Above is a genomic segment from Syntrophorhabdus sp. containing:
- a CDS encoding tetratricopeptide repeat protein, giving the protein MRKTMFMKVLIPVVLAAHLFACAGAFVSPAARADFEAGLALFNQGKFAEALPFFEKAAAAEPDYYEAHLYLGRTYLSMKSFTKAVPSLRTAYRLSPQDFKGQIVDILIDALLGAAFSEVRTGNYEGSLLYLKELMSVEPKAKKVKEDISNALVAVATSLFMKGDVRDAVKLFGDAVTENPNNAKAYLGLARALLKTGAIPDAIDAARKALSLDPASSEAFNLMKEMVR
- a CDS encoding YdbL family protein, which encodes MIRKLRHITLGFAIFFAACVTVNIYFPAAAIQKAADEIVDDVRGTKDQKQPEEKKNDKQSSVIDSLRSLVGPKEAEAQINADVSTPAIRSLKQAMAASFPQLKPFYDRGAIGENNMGFVEPRDTGALNLKDKADLNRVVSQENGNRNALYNEIMKANNLGADSLPKIQRIFANSWRGKSQPGWWIQNDGGGWEKKR